A window from Enterocloster bolteae encodes these proteins:
- a CDS encoding LysR family transcriptional regulator, with the protein MDLTSLRYFVALARNLHFTKTAQELYISQQNLSQHINKLETHYRTPLFYRKPKLQLTPAGKALYDSCIKILTEEDNISRQMNDIIQNNVGSLSIGASQYRGQYWLPLILPDYLKCWPNINVQVTMERSEKMEQLLVSGDLDFFVGIKHGDDSLLRFIPLMNDKVYMAITRELMEQYFGKETDTIITKCSNGTTLKEFKEVPFMRLKSTYRLRMLTDKCFQAVGYKPRQILEVESIDLMISLFPYSLGAFFCTGMRVPSLKTAHPNTYFFPVQLNGKTLLNPLGIVYHKDRFLPRYAQDFMERLKSFFASFENSSC; encoded by the coding sequence ATGGATTTAACCAGCCTTCGGTACTTTGTCGCATTAGCCCGTAATCTTCATTTTACCAAAACAGCACAAGAACTGTATATTTCCCAGCAAAATCTGAGTCAGCATATAAACAAACTGGAAACTCACTACCGTACCCCATTATTCTACAGAAAACCAAAGCTTCAATTGACGCCAGCGGGCAAAGCCTTGTATGACTCATGCATTAAAATTCTCACAGAGGAAGATAATATCTCACGGCAAATGAATGATATCATTCAAAATAATGTGGGTTCTCTTTCCATCGGAGCAAGCCAGTACCGTGGCCAGTACTGGCTTCCGCTCATTCTTCCTGACTATCTAAAGTGCTGGCCAAATATAAATGTGCAGGTCACTATGGAACGGTCGGAAAAGATGGAACAGCTTCTTGTCTCGGGGGACCTGGACTTTTTCGTAGGAATCAAGCACGGCGATGATTCCCTGCTCCGATTTATTCCGTTAATGAATGACAAAGTATATATGGCTATCACAAGGGAGCTGATGGAGCAATATTTTGGTAAAGAGACTGATACGATTATTACAAAATGCAGCAATGGCACCACCCTGAAAGAATTTAAAGAGGTACCATTTATGCGGTTGAAATCCACTTACCGGCTCCGTATGCTGACTGACAAGTGTTTTCAGGCTGTAGGCTATAAACCACGGCAGATTCTGGAAGTGGAATCCATCGACCTGATGATTTCTCTGTTCCCATATAGTCTGGGCGCCTTTTTCTGCACAGGGATGCGGGTTCCATCGCTCAAAACCGCCCATCCAAACACTTACTTTTTCCCGGTACAGCTGAATGGAAAAACCTTGCTCAATCCACTCGGCATTGTATACCATAAAGACCGTTTTCTTCCCAGATATGCACAGGATTTCATGGAGCGGTTAAAATCTTTTTTTGCATCATTTGAAAATTCTTCCTGTTAA
- a CDS encoding SLC13 family permease codes for MGDIQVTLLIGFFMLISYIWAKIPYGMTAVFCCLALEITGVLSSAEAWAGFGNTTVFLFASIFILGAGLMKTSFIIKIQKLLQKIGSSEKKMRWICMYIASFLAMLTSATAAGATMLPMVSLLSRKGNFQKRRLLKPVMDAACMGFAIMPFGMGAAFMEQGNSYLQMMGSSVRMSLFDSAIARLPVLIVTISFIGLFGYKFISNQKENGDKNQEEIILNENCNLSEFKDKMGIGIFFGSIAAMIISSLVGIPSHYAPLIGALLMIVSGVLSGKEAFGAIDLNTVCIFAGSLGFANALTKTGIADWIVEKLVFATNSSQSEYVLVAIFLLVPFAMTQFMGNIPVINLTMPIAATVACTTGINPTAIMVATVAGATLSISTPMAAGIQALIMEAGEYRFSDYIKAGLPTAAVFAAAYIIWAPFVFPLY; via the coding sequence ATGGGGGATATTCAGGTTACATTATTAATAGGATTTTTTATGCTTATTAGTTATATCTGGGCAAAAATTCCTTATGGAATGACAGCGGTTTTTTGCTGTCTTGCATTAGAGATTACGGGGGTACTGTCATCAGCAGAAGCCTGGGCGGGATTTGGAAACACAACGGTTTTTCTGTTTGCTTCGATTTTCATTTTAGGCGCCGGACTTATGAAAACAAGTTTTATTATAAAGATACAGAAGCTTCTTCAGAAAATTGGCAGCAGTGAGAAGAAAATGAGATGGATTTGTATGTATATTGCCTCTTTTCTTGCAATGCTGACCAGTGCCACAGCAGCGGGGGCAACAATGCTTCCAATGGTATCCCTGCTTAGCAGGAAAGGGAATTTTCAGAAAAGACGTTTGCTGAAGCCTGTTATGGACGCAGCTTGTATGGGTTTCGCAATTATGCCATTTGGAATGGGAGCAGCTTTTATGGAACAGGGAAATTCGTATTTACAGATGATGGGGTCATCTGTTCGTATGAGTTTATTTGATTCAGCTATTGCAAGATTGCCGGTATTGATAGTGACAATCAGTTTTATTGGATTATTTGGCTATAAGTTTATTTCAAATCAAAAAGAAAATGGGGACAAAAATCAGGAAGAGATTATTTTGAACGAGAACTGCAATCTTTCTGAATTTAAGGATAAAATGGGAATTGGAATCTTTTTTGGCAGCATTGCTGCAATGATTATCAGTTCTCTGGTGGGGATTCCGTCACACTATGCGCCTCTGATCGGCGCATTGCTGATGATTGTCAGCGGCGTGCTGAGTGGAAAAGAAGCATTTGGAGCAATTGACTTAAATACTGTGTGTATATTCGCGGGAAGTCTGGGTTTTGCAAATGCGTTGACCAAAACCGGAATTGCAGACTGGATAGTAGAAAAACTGGTTTTCGCAACAAACTCCAGCCAAAGTGAATATGTGCTGGTTGCTATTTTTTTGCTTGTACCCTTTGCCATGACGCAGTTTATGGGCAATATACCTGTGATCAATCTGACGATGCCCATTGCGGCTACTGTGGCCTGTACAACAGGAATCAATCCCACTGCCATTATGGTTGCCACAGTGGCAGGCGCCACGCTTTCTATTTCTACTCCGATGGCGGCCGGAATCCAGGCGCTGATTATGGAAGCAGGTGAATACCGATTCAGCGATTATATAAAAGCAGGACTGCCAACGGCGGCTGTTTTTGCCGCCGCTTATATTATATGGGCACCATTTGTTTTTCCTTTATATTAA
- a CDS encoding hydroxyacid dehydrogenase, which produces MGWKILLPQELKKDARDLLESHGHTLIDGRGFETEDVIADMKEHKPDAIIVRITKMPRAVFEAAAPNLKVLVRHGAGYDAVDLKAAADYGVKCLYAPVANSTSVAETALMLMLYMSRNVTRLRDMLTVDFYDAKLKTYMTTLNGKTVGLIGCGNIGSRTAKRCLAMEMNVLCYDPYKPACDFPEGVEVVRDIERIFRESDYVSLHTPNTSVTRNMINKETLSMMKPTAFLINTARGAVVNEQDLYEACKNHVIAGAALDAVVHEPILPDMPLITLDNVLITPHVGGNTVEAAMRASYMAAMGIVEMYEGKEPTWPIPDIDYETAPVYTDTIKPDRKPVGMYDY; this is translated from the coding sequence ATGGGTTGGAAAATTCTTTTACCACAGGAATTAAAAAAAGATGCACGCGATTTGCTGGAAAGCCATGGACATACGTTGATTGACGGCCGCGGATTTGAAACGGAAGATGTAATTGCGGACATGAAGGAGCATAAGCCGGACGCCATTATCGTACGAATTACGAAAATGCCCAGAGCTGTATTTGAAGCAGCTGCACCGAATCTCAAAGTTCTGGTACGCCATGGGGCCGGATATGACGCTGTGGACTTAAAAGCGGCAGCGGATTATGGAGTGAAATGCCTTTACGCTCCGGTTGCGAACAGCACATCAGTTGCGGAGACAGCTCTTATGCTGATGCTGTATATGAGCAGAAATGTAACACGTCTTCGCGATATGTTAACAGTGGATTTTTACGATGCAAAACTGAAAACATATATGACTACGCTGAACGGAAAGACTGTTGGTTTGATTGGATGTGGAAATATCGGAAGCCGCACGGCGAAACGCTGCCTGGCAATGGAGATGAATGTGCTTTGCTATGATCCATATAAGCCGGCATGTGATTTCCCGGAGGGGGTTGAAGTGGTCAGAGATATAGAACGCATTTTCAGAGAAAGTGATTATGTATCTTTACATACGCCAAATACCTCTGTTACAAGAAATATGATTAATAAAGAAACACTCTCGATGATGAAGCCCACCGCATTCCTGATTAATACAGCAAGAGGCGCGGTGGTCAATGAACAGGATTTATATGAGGCCTGTAAGAATCATGTAATAGCAGGCGCTGCGCTGGACGCTGTTGTGCACGAACCCATTCTTCCGGATATGCCGCTGATCACTCTGGATAATGTGCTGATTACTCCGCATGTTGGCGGCAATACGGTGGAAGCGGCAATGCGGGCTTCTTACATGGCTGCAATGGGAATTGTGGAGATGTATGAAGGAAAAGAGCCAACCTGGCCTATACCGGATATTGATTATGAAACAGCTCCCGTATATACTGATACGATTAAGCCGGACAGAAAACCGGTGGGTATGTATGATTATTAA
- a CDS encoding DASS family sodium-coupled anion symporter, which translates to MKNRLVKMIPVVLFPLLTWLISAPAGLETETWHMFGLCLSLLCGLILKPFSEPVISLIVLGLGACFVEKPAVLYSGYAAQGVWFLLAVLLACGAFKKTGLGKRLAYILLSKFGGTKFGRSSLGLGYVMMLCDLILSPATGSNTSRSAIVFPIFRGVSESLGSYPDKDPQKLGGYLELLEHVVAMSTAVLFLTGMASNAVIASTIKDIAGVELTWMLWFKAALVPGLIVLFLCPLVVYKLYPPQMKDLGDIKPFVVSKMQEMGAMKKDEKILLALFIMAILGWMLGGKIGISMYVVAFAFLALELLLGVMDWNDLMAEKGAWNMYIWYGAFFSISGAINEGGFYSWLSGQIQNYLDLSAVNGMAVLVILLLISFVTKYFFVSNAAYIASIYPVILTLAASTNVNIMALSLMLAFFGGYGALLCNYGNGASIYIFGNGYVSQKDWYLKGTILLAMIFAVFLIIGLPYWKIMGIC; encoded by the coding sequence ATGAAAAATCGTCTGGTAAAAATGATACCGGTAGTTTTGTTTCCGCTCCTGACATGGCTTATCTCTGCTCCCGCAGGCCTGGAGACAGAGACCTGGCATATGTTCGGTCTGTGTCTGTCCCTGCTGTGCGGATTGATTTTGAAACCTTTTTCAGAGCCGGTAATCAGCCTGATTGTATTGGGACTTGGGGCCTGCTTTGTTGAAAAACCAGCTGTTTTGTACAGCGGATATGCTGCCCAGGGAGTTTGGTTTTTGCTTGCAGTGCTTCTTGCCTGTGGGGCGTTTAAGAAAACCGGATTAGGAAAACGTCTTGCATACATATTGCTTTCCAAATTTGGGGGAACCAAATTCGGAAGATCCTCTCTGGGTCTTGGATATGTCATGATGCTTTGTGATTTAATACTGAGTCCGGCCACCGGGTCCAATACGTCCCGTTCTGCCATTGTATTTCCTATTTTCCGGGGCGTCTCAGAGTCACTGGGTTCTTATCCGGACAAGGATCCGCAAAAGCTGGGAGGATATCTGGAGCTGCTGGAACATGTAGTTGCCATGTCCACAGCAGTATTGTTTCTGACAGGAATGGCATCCAATGCAGTGATTGCCTCAACCATTAAAGACATTGCCGGAGTGGAATTGACATGGATGCTGTGGTTTAAGGCGGCATTGGTGCCGGGACTGATTGTTTTGTTTTTGTGCCCGCTGGTTGTGTATAAGCTCTATCCGCCCCAGATGAAAGATTTGGGAGATATTAAACCCTTTGTTGTCAGTAAAATGCAGGAAATGGGCGCAATGAAAAAAGACGAGAAAATTCTGCTGGCATTATTTATCATGGCGATTCTGGGATGGATGCTCGGGGGAAAAATTGGAATCAGTATGTATGTGGTTGCATTTGCTTTTCTGGCATTGGAGCTGCTGCTTGGGGTCATGGATTGGAATGACTTGATGGCGGAAAAGGGTGCATGGAACATGTACATATGGTACGGTGCATTTTTCAGTATATCCGGCGCAATTAATGAAGGAGGATTTTATTCCTGGCTGTCTGGCCAGATACAAAATTATCTGGATCTCTCAGCTGTGAATGGAATGGCTGTATTAGTGATTCTGCTGTTAATAAGTTTTGTTACAAAGTACTTCTTCGTGTCCAATGCAGCCTATATCGCCTCTATTTACCCGGTTATTTTGACATTGGCGGCATCCACAAATGTAAATATAATGGCATTGTCTTTGATGCTGGCGTTTTTCGGCGGATATGGCGCGCTTTTGTGCAACTACGGAAACGGTGCAAGTATCTATATTTTTGGAAATGGTTATGTGAGCCAGAAAGACTGGTATCTGAAAGGAACCATTTTATTAGCTATGATTTTTGCGGTATTCCTTATTATCGGACTTCCGTATTGGAAAATCATGGGCATTTGCTAA
- a CDS encoding RraA family protein: MAVGNRVFLKRNLPDNYLVEEFSKLPAANVADCMGRLCGMNPSIRLMSNPSEAIMCGVALTVKARPGDNMMLHKAMNMSMPGDVIVVSNEGERSRAIMGEIMYNYMQGFKKIAGIVIDGPIRDIDVISKGHLPIYATGTNPAGPYKEGPGEVNVPIACGSITVNPGDIILGDKDGVIVIPRQDAAEILEKARTLSAADKQKAENSAKGTVNRQWVEDLMEKKNVEIIDDVYNC, translated from the coding sequence ATGGCAGTTGGAAATCGTGTTTTTTTAAAGAGAAATTTACCGGATAACTATTTAGTAGAAGAATTCAGCAAATTACCGGCAGCAAATGTAGCAGATTGTATGGGACGGTTATGCGGCATGAATCCCAGTATCAGACTGATGTCAAACCCGTCTGAAGCAATTATGTGCGGTGTGGCTTTAACGGTGAAGGCAAGGCCTGGTGACAATATGATGCTTCATAAGGCAATGAATATGTCTATGCCGGGCGATGTGATTGTTGTTTCCAACGAGGGCGAGCGGAGCCGGGCGATTATGGGAGAAATCATGTATAATTACATGCAGGGTTTCAAAAAAATTGCCGGAATTGTGATTGATGGGCCGATTCGGGATATTGATGTGATTTCAAAAGGGCATCTGCCGATTTATGCAACTGGAACGAATCCGGCCGGCCCTTATAAAGAAGGTCCTGGCGAGGTAAATGTTCCGATTGCGTGCGGCAGCATTACTGTAAACCCCGGAGATATTATTCTGGGCGATAAAGACGGCGTAATCGTTATTCCGAGACAGGATGCGGCAGAGATTCTTGAAAAAGCCAGGACACTCTCAGCGGCAGATAAACAGAAAGCGGAGAATTCTGCAAAAGGGACTGTGAACCGCCAGTGGGTAGAAGATTTGATGGAAAAGAAAAATGTAGAGATTATAGATGACGTTTATAACTGCTAA
- a CDS encoding HD domain-containing protein — MTKITEEMVRSYFPQLSEIKNQEYAKKAAEIWVEAFENSSWEDIADAQFATRAPGVALVKHTESVTANALMIARNTVEKYGYEIDTDILILAAVLHDVCKLEEMEMGDQGSKTSRKSSLGKIYQHGFLSGYYTQKYGLPNEVTGLVVAHSGQSKVIPRSIEGMILYYADMMDADIHFVQAGTTLCLETH; from the coding sequence ATGACCAAAATAACAGAAGAGATGGTTAGATCATATTTTCCCCAATTATCAGAGATAAAAAATCAGGAATATGCAAAAAAGGCAGCTGAAATCTGGGTGGAAGCATTTGAAAACAGCTCATGGGAAGATATAGCGGACGCGCAGTTTGCAACCCGTGCTCCTGGGGTGGCACTGGTGAAGCATACGGAAAGTGTTACAGCGAATGCGCTTATGATTGCGCGAAATACCGTTGAAAAATATGGTTATGAGATTGATACTGATATTTTAATCCTTGCTGCGGTTTTGCATGATGTATGTAAGCTTGAAGAAATGGAGATGGGTGACCAGGGAAGCAAAACGAGCAGGAAGAGCAGTCTGGGTAAGATTTACCAGCATGGATTTTTGAGCGGTTATTATACACAAAAATACGGGCTTCCTAATGAGGTTACAGGGCTGGTGGTTGCTCATTCCGGACAGTCAAAGGTGATTCCCAGATCAATTGAAGGAATGATTTTATATTATGCGGATATGATGGATGCGGATATCCATTTTGTTCAGGCAGGAACAACACTTTGCCTGGAAACGCATTGA
- a CDS encoding methyl-accepting chemotaxis protein: MLKNLKIRTRLLLSYVVIIFLCLCASIVALIMLNHIGDNLTIFYDNNYTVTVNVATARRKIQEARGDILRAIVESDQEISKELIENADNSLIMMRETFPIIRQVFRGDKSLIDEVESIQKEAIVYRNQVFDAILANKKDKAFDIMKNGYVPHLNQMADKLQAIADIAGENAKKMVQDGQKAQEMSITLVTVIIILSFILAGTIGLYISNTVRKPIKEIEMAIQKLARGELETAQVKYISKDEVGDLSNNIRYLIGIQKKIIFDIAHIMGDLSKGDFTTCSNALEAYMGNYEGILISMRNLRNNLSDMLQLINQAAFQVAAGGEQISASSQTLAQGAAEQACSVEELANSISVISEQVQETASNVEKAREQTMQAGGSVNDCMHQMQEMVNAMKDISHKSSEIKKIIKVIEDIAFQTNILALNASVEAARAGAVGKGFSVVASEVRNLAEQSARASKNTAVLIEGSLQAVETGRKIADKTAQSLEQVAQNTQTVSCTVDDIADAASRQASSLTQVTQGIRQISYVVQTNTATSEESAGASEELARQAQSLKNLVDGFKLENSEARLVSKSCKT; this comes from the coding sequence ATGTTGAAAAATTTGAAAATCAGAACCAGGCTTTTATTGTCATATGTAGTTATCATATTTCTTTGCCTGTGTGCAAGTATTGTGGCCCTGATTATGCTTAATCACATCGGCGATAATTTAACCATTTTCTATGACAACAACTATACTGTGACAGTCAATGTAGCCACAGCCCGAAGGAAAATACAAGAGGCAAGAGGTGATATATTAAGGGCTATTGTGGAATCAGATCAGGAAATCTCAAAAGAGTTGATTGAGAATGCTGACAATAGCCTTATAATGATGCGTGAAACGTTTCCTATCATACGTCAAGTCTTTCGGGGTGATAAATCACTGATAGATGAAGTGGAATCAATTCAAAAAGAAGCGATTGTTTATCGCAACCAGGTGTTTGACGCAATACTGGCTAATAAGAAAGATAAAGCGTTCGACATAATGAAGAATGGTTATGTACCGCATTTGAATCAAATGGCGGATAAATTGCAGGCGATAGCCGATATTGCAGGAGAAAATGCAAAGAAAATGGTACAGGATGGTCAAAAAGCTCAGGAAATGTCTATCACCCTTGTAACAGTCATTATTATCCTAAGTTTTATATTGGCGGGAACAATTGGACTATATATATCGAACACCGTCCGTAAGCCTATAAAGGAAATAGAAATGGCAATCCAAAAGTTAGCTAGAGGAGAACTGGAAACAGCACAAGTCAAATATATATCAAAGGATGAGGTGGGTGACTTATCCAATAATATACGCTACTTAATTGGTATACAAAAGAAAATAATTTTTGATATCGCCCATATAATGGGAGATTTGTCAAAAGGGGACTTCACAACCTGTTCCAATGCCTTAGAAGCTTATATGGGAAATTATGAAGGGATTCTAATCTCAATGCGAAATCTCCGTAATAATTTAAGTGATATGCTTCAACTTATTAACCAGGCTGCGTTTCAGGTGGCAGCAGGAGGAGAACAGATTTCTGCCAGCTCGCAGACTCTGGCACAGGGGGCAGCAGAACAGGCATGTTCTGTCGAGGAATTGGCAAACTCTATTTCTGTAATATCAGAGCAGGTACAGGAGACGGCATCGAATGTGGAAAAGGCCCGCGAGCAGACGATGCAGGCAGGCGGATCTGTTAACGATTGCATGCATCAGATGCAGGAAATGGTTAATGCAATGAAAGATATCAGCCATAAGTCGTCCGAAATCAAAAAAATAATAAAAGTGATTGAAGATATTGCTTTTCAAACTAACATATTGGCACTTAATGCTTCGGTGGAAGCTGCACGTGCTGGTGCTGTTGGAAAAGGATTTTCTGTAGTGGCATCTGAAGTGCGGAATCTTGCTGAGCAGTCAGCAAGGGCCTCGAAAAATACTGCAGTCCTGATAGAAGGTTCCCTTCAGGCGGTAGAAACAGGGCGTAAAATCGCTGACAAAACTGCCCAATCCCTTGAACAAGTAGCCCAAAATACGCAGACAGTATCTTGCACGGTGGATGACATTGCCGATGCCGCCAGTCGACAGGCTTCCTCTCTGACCCAGGTAACACAGGGTATTAGACAGATTTCCTATGTGGTACAGACTAATACTGCAACTTCTGAGGAAAGTGCTGGTGCTAGCGAAGAACTAGCCAGGCAGGCTCAGTCATTAAAAAATTTAGTTGATGGTTTTAAACTGGAAAATAGCGAAGCGCGTTTGGTATCGAAATCCTGTAAGACTTAA
- a CDS encoding GntR family transcriptional regulator: MKEQLELNQLIYSIIKTQIEFGTYRFEEHLPPIEEMADILVVSVDTIRLAYRRLQTDGYITLSKRIGSVVTVQYDDKEVEQNIQTYFAERADSLLDICRSIPLLLRGIQVSTWKSIPLEELDKIELDALQTKPAFWVLFYIQTLYRTLNNDLLMNFFLWLNTFYTLPFLSLTDYEKYVDRDICAIPDIIKFRREENWTALQVISKNVLEKHQSNISSFYKTRISVPPSKNQITFTWSCYKRASQICYSVGMDILTSIAREYYPVGSFLPSQKKLAKEKHVSVSTIRQTLSLLNNLGIVKTINGVGTQVLSMDQIADNCNLANPIVRKRLLDCKQSLQLFALSCRDVASFTISSMDESSLTIWMEQLILFEQLDKLALIVPFSLKFMSQSAPYQTIRTFYSELYKQLFWGVPLRGMMGTQEVINDIYRPYHQSMLNYLKSSDAEGFAAILEEASNLAVQFVSERLAKYGIQETDSKSITKYGKNSI, encoded by the coding sequence TTGAAAGAACAACTAGAATTAAATCAACTCATTTACAGCATAATTAAAACCCAGATTGAATTTGGAACTTATCGCTTTGAGGAACATCTACCGCCCATAGAAGAGATGGCGGACATACTGGTTGTATCTGTAGATACCATACGGCTTGCTTATCGCCGATTGCAGACAGATGGGTATATTACCCTTTCAAAACGTATTGGTTCTGTAGTTACAGTTCAATACGATGATAAAGAAGTAGAACAGAATATTCAGACTTATTTTGCAGAACGAGCTGACTCTCTGCTCGATATATGCCGTTCAATCCCGCTGCTGCTAAGAGGTATTCAGGTATCAACATGGAAAAGTATTCCACTGGAAGAATTAGATAAGATTGAACTTGATGCCTTACAGACTAAACCTGCCTTTTGGGTGTTGTTTTATATACAGACCCTATATAGAACGCTGAATAATGACCTATTAATGAATTTTTTCCTTTGGTTGAATACCTTTTATACATTACCTTTTTTGAGTCTGACTGATTATGAAAAATATGTAGACAGAGACATCTGTGCCATACCAGATATAATAAAATTCCGCCGGGAGGAAAATTGGACGGCACTTCAGGTCATTTCCAAAAATGTCCTTGAGAAACACCAGTCCAATATAAGCAGTTTTTATAAAACCAGAATTTCTGTTCCTCCCTCAAAAAACCAAATCACATTTACTTGGAGTTGTTACAAAAGAGCATCGCAGATTTGTTATTCTGTGGGAATGGATATTTTAACTTCAATTGCCCGTGAATATTACCCTGTAGGAAGTTTTTTACCTTCCCAAAAAAAACTCGCAAAAGAAAAACATGTCTCTGTCAGTACAATCCGCCAAACCCTCTCATTATTAAATAATCTCGGTATTGTAAAGACTATCAATGGAGTCGGCACGCAGGTTCTTTCGATGGATCAGATTGCAGACAACTGTAATTTAGCGAATCCAATTGTAAGGAAACGCTTATTAGACTGTAAGCAAAGCTTGCAACTCTTTGCATTGTCCTGCCGAGATGTTGCATCATTTACGATTTCCTCCATGGATGAATCAAGTCTGACGATATGGATGGAACAGCTCATTTTATTCGAACAATTAGACAAATTGGCGCTTATAGTACCGTTTTCTTTGAAATTCATGAGCCAGTCCGCACCTTATCAGACAATCAGAACATTCTACTCAGAATTATACAAGCAATTATTTTGGGGAGTCCCGCTTAGAGGTATGATGGGAACACAGGAAGTTATCAATGATATTTACCGACCATATCATCAATCTATGCTTAATTATCTAAAAAGTTCCGATGCAGAGGGATTTGCTGCAATATTGGAAGAGGCATCAAACCTGGCAGTTCAATTTGTATCTGAACGGCTAGCCAAATATGGGATACAGGAGACTGATAGTAAGTCTATCACTAAATATGGAAAGAATTCTATCTAG
- a CDS encoding O-antigen ligase family protein — protein MDSGKKTSIANIKSFYSKWRGMNSGLAGIFAIIIIGVFPLAFRDYYFDILNFKTFFYYKVVIIFAVVFLMVNVIFLILSIYLGCDRSTGRRRKICASDWSMLDFILIAGISTLQSATPAAALLGNDGRYSGLLIWIAYAFMYFAVRRSLRLRQWYLDLFLGAGMGACIIGILQYFDIDPIGFKNLMDPGQYYMFMSTIGNINTYTSYAAMLAGASVLLFFTEEVRIRKTWYLFCMSISFAALITGMSDNAYLAIFALIGLLPLYAFKNLRGVRTYIFILAVLSSEFWSLHRMTKPQSGAAGQMGGLYRIITGSHYLILLVAVLWALYFILCWMMKMIPDTHPLMRDGNKGRWAWLAFLSVGIILTGFALYDVNVCGNAGNYGGLAQYLTINDDWGTHRWYIWRIGMESYGKFPFKQKIFGAGPDTYGAVVMENHYDEMVMRYGEFFDSAHNEYLQYLVTVGLAGLVAYLALLVTSIRKMIRLSGKRPYVMAIAFAVICYAAQAAVNISVPIVTPVMLMLLAMGVSGEDEADKEIS, from the coding sequence ATGGATAGTGGGAAGAAAACCAGTATTGCAAATATTAAAAGTTTTTATTCAAAATGGCGAGGGATGAATTCCGGACTGGCAGGTATTTTTGCGATCATTATAATAGGGGTGTTTCCTCTTGCGTTCAGGGACTATTACTTTGATATACTGAATTTTAAAACATTTTTTTATTACAAAGTAGTGATTATCTTTGCAGTTGTATTTCTGATGGTAAATGTAATTTTTTTAATTTTGTCAATCTATCTGGGCTGTGACAGGAGTACGGGCAGGAGAAGGAAAATCTGTGCCTCTGACTGGTCCATGCTGGATTTTATACTGATAGCCGGTATATCCACTCTGCAATCCGCAACTCCCGCAGCAGCATTGTTGGGAAATGATGGAAGGTATTCTGGTCTTCTGATATGGATTGCTTATGCTTTTATGTATTTTGCCGTAAGAAGGAGTCTGCGTTTAAGACAATGGTATCTGGACCTGTTTCTCGGAGCCGGCATGGGGGCGTGTATCATAGGAATCCTCCAATACTTCGATATAGATCCTATTGGATTTAAGAATCTTATGGACCCTGGACAATACTATATGTTTATGTCAACCATTGGCAACATTAATACATATACATCCTATGCAGCCATGCTGGCCGGAGCGTCTGTCCTGTTGTTCTTTACAGAGGAGGTCCGGATAAGGAAAACATGGTATCTTTTCTGCATGTCGATTTCATTCGCTGCCCTTATTACCGGGATGAGTGATAATGCCTACCTTGCAATCTTTGCTCTGATTGGGCTTTTACCGCTGTATGCATTCAAAAACCTGAGGGGGGTCAGAACCTACATTTTTATACTGGCAGTGTTAAGTTCGGAATTCTGGAGCTTGCACAGGATGACAAAGCCGCAATCAGGAGCTGCCGGTCAAATGGGAGGATTGTACCGTATCATAACCGGTTCACATTACCTGATTCTTCTGGTGGCAGTCCTGTGGGCCTTGTACTTCATACTGTGTTGGATGATGAAAATGATTCCGGACACCCATCCCCTTATGCGGGATGGAAACAAGGGGAGGTGGGCCTGGCTGGCATTCCTGTCCGTGGGAATTATCCTGACCGGCTTTGCCCTTTATGATGTGAATGTCTGTGGAAATGCAGGGAACTACGGCGGATTGGCACAGTACCTGACGATCAATGACGACTGGGGAACGCATCGCTGGTACATATGGAGAATCGGTATGGAAAGTTATGGGAAGTTTCCCTTTAAACAGAAAATATTTGGTGCAGGACCGGATACATATGGGGCGGTTGTCATGGAAAACCATTATGATGAAATGGTAATGCGCTATGGGGAATTTTTTGACAGCGCTCATAATGAATATCTTCAATATCTGGTGACGGTTGGTTTGGCCGGACTTGTGGCCTATCTGGCATTACTGGTTACATCCATCCGGAAAATGATTCGTTTATCCGGAAAACGGCCCTATGTAATGGCAATTGCCTTTGCCGTAATCTGTTATGCTGCCCAGGCAGCAGTCAACATCAGCGTTCCTATCGTGACACCTGTCATGCTGATGCTGCTGGCAATGGGAGTATCCGGGGAGGATGAGGCCGATAAAGAAATTTCGTAA